The following DNA comes from Erigeron canadensis isolate Cc75 chromosome 3, C_canadensis_v1, whole genome shotgun sequence.
gaccaacttgctgacatcttcactaaacctttagatgaaaagagattcaaggatctcgttAGCAGGTTGGGAATGCGAAATGGTGAGTCTGTTACttaacttacatatcttttgtaagttaaaatctCTTGACTTATATCAAGATTCTCAGCAAGTTCAAGTGTGTCTTACTTGCTACAAAATAAGGCAATGAAGAGCCctaaagtcttcatctagtccagcagcaaacggttgctggtaaagacatctaaaatccgttgatccctgatgctttgggaaaaagcataataaaagtaatagggtgctgaaagtccctatctagtccagcagcaaacggctgctggtaaagacttctaaaatccgttgatggctgacaatttgccaaaaattgtttaatgctcaTCAACATCCACCCTTTCTTTCtttgtggtgctgattaaaacttggtaaccatcccttttaataaaataaactcttcagtggatacctcaatttatctgagtgtattccactacgtattttgttaatattttattatatatatctcaaacggttacctcgattttctcccaaatgggcaacttgtacactgtacgcgccgtatgaactcgagtacagttgaaatcgtggttcatataGTCACATCATACTTCTCTCATACGTACATATAAACAGTGTCTcacaatttaatataatttttttatgccatgtatgaaagagagtacatgtgacgactcactttttgcagtcatgtgacccatatccatgccatatatatgcaaatctcttccTCTTCACCTTCTTCtacgttcatttctttctctctaAACTTCCAAAATCTCTCATATTATCTCAAATTTCTAAATTTCTCTCAAATCTTTCAGATTCTTTTAAAACATTCATCCTCTAATCTTCTTTCATCTCCACTCTAAtctaaaatggcttcttcatctgctcctgaacaacaaaatctatgataatgaaggcattaatccttctaatcaagtgtctttccaagctTCTAAGTTGGTTATCAAGGCCAATAACTAATGGggatctgaagagatcccatcaaaaatcaaaggttaCTTCTCCATGCTCGACTTCATAATGGGATACCAGTTAGAAGGGCTATTTATAGCGATCCTAAAGAAATAGCTGTCCACCTCTtaagggagttctggtggacatgtgattacaaaGTTGCAAGTAGCACCATTacaaagtgtgtgtcacttgtaattgttcaagtttttagtgtgtttagacttagcaattacctttgttcttttgtattcttgtaagtcaagtgtgtaagatcaaccatgtattcatcatttaatcaatgaaacatatgattatacttgcattgatttattacaattgaacttgctgttgttcttgttatttatcttcttatttactttcttgtctaatttaaatataacataagttgtgcattcgtggaacATCAGTACCGATAAAAACTAACAAATGATATGTTATTACctagggatgagaaaaaaaaccgttgacccgcgcccgacccggaaccggcccgaaccgacccgcccaGAGCCcaaacgggccgggtcacgggtcacacATTTGTGGTTTTCGCGGGTCATGGGTCACGCCGGTCGGGCCGGGTCGGGTCGGGTGAAgacaaaaaccgaaaaaaagtgaaggaaacCCGTAACCCGCCTGAGACCCGCCCGTAACCGACCTGAACCGAACTGAACCGGCCCGGACCTTCACAGGCCGGGTCACGGTTTTGATTTTCATGCATTCGTGGGTCGCGGTCCGGACCGGGTTTTCGCGGGTCgggccatttgcacatccctatTATTACCTTTCTCAgtgaatatatttataaatagaaaaatgatgcatttttttaataaatagtctaataatttttttaaaacccttaaaaaataaaagtgtaatccaaccttttttttttttttttcgtaatCTCATCCTTTGATATCAAGTGCCaagattatataattaaaagaatttttagaaacataatttaagaatatttTATCGTTTCCTTATAAATGATATCATTAGACATACTCATAAAATAGATTTAAAGAATATTAGCCAAAAAGAACTGAGAATAGCAAATATATTGATACATGTTGGatatttttcagtttttctaCAATTAATAAACTACTACTCGTAGTAAGCAAGTCTTGTATTAACTTGAATGAACAAGAATTATGACTTCTAATTACTCTTTAACTAAACTTTGACTTTCATTAAGAGAAGGTCAAGAATGTAGGATGTTGTCAAAGCATAAGTAATTATTTGTTGGTTTCCTCTCAAAGTGTCATAATGATATCGTAACGTAATACAACTTTAAACTCATtctcatataattaatattaattattattgttattgttttatttttcatccACTTAAGGCACCTcattaataaatacatcattaaTTATGATTTCTTGGTATTGATCTATAAACACCTATTTTCATCTTCATTTCTCCTCCCACAAGCTTTTTCCTGATTACAAAAATAGCAGTTTCTCTAAGAGTTTTACCCCTTTTAGCTGATCATTAAGAGTTCATCctcattttaattattttcccCCCTTTAATTTCTTTcctattttaatattaattatgaaTGAAGAAGAGACATGCAACACAACACTTGGTATTGGCATTGGAGTAGGGATCAAAAGGGAGAAGCAATCATCAAAGAATAATTACAAGAAGGGATATTGGTTAGACCTTTCATTACCACTTCATCCAAAGATTGAAACCAGTGATGATCATGATTATAAGATCAATGATGACGACAAAGAGGCGCCGGATCAAGACTCTTTTAGTTCTAAAAGTATTGATGATCAAAAAGAAGACGATATAAGGTTGAAAAGAAGCGTTAGCAATGCCAATGCCATGAATAACAACAATGATGGATCACGAAAGAAACTAAAACTCACAACGGAACAAACAACGTTGCTTGAACATAGCTTTACAATCCATAGCACCCTTAATACGGTACATGTTACTTTTGTTCGTAATCAAATtaacttttgtttgtttatatatgtgcGGTACTAATCATAATCTGTTTATATACGACCCTCTAACTAGTAAATTTCCAACAAAATAATATTTGTCAGATTAATGATGTATAAATTTACTGCctttcaataaaattaaaattgtgatGATTTGAATAATCTTTGAAATGACCATTTTCCCTCTTTAGAATCCTTGGTATAGTTTGATAAAAATGTCTTATCCAAAATGTAGAATGACAATTGATTATCAAAATAAACATTGAAAATTGAACTGCATTTATATAGAACATGGCGATCCTCTGATTGATATTACTCTACATTTATCTATACCGCGATTAATCTGATGAcaaatataaagtatatattcaTCACTTTTGTGATTAAAACTGCATGctaattaatgaaaattattGTTATTGCAGGGGCAGAAACAAGAGCTAGCAACGAAGTTAAATCTTCTTCCTCGACAAATCGAAGTTTGGTTCCAAAATAGAAGAGCAAGgtttcaattttttcacttttctagcTAGTTTTCTTAATGTGACATACACACACATGCATATTTTTTAAAGGGAAACATTATATGTATCTAAAGATAAAAACAGCTTGAAGCAAGTTCACATATGCTTAAGTTTGAGATAAAATGGTAGAACCCTAAAAAGATATATGATTGGAAAAGATGTaagaatacattttttttttttttttaaataattagattttttttttatttgatcatTGATTAAAAAACGTTTTTCAAACAGCGAATCTTATGCTATTTTTAGTCTTAGGCCTAGCTAACTACAATATATTGCTAAATCCATTAATAAAGCCAGGATTCATTGATACCATGAAAAAGTTGTACACACCACCTAGTTTTTTCTAGTTCTAGCAATTTAATTACTAGATGATCGATAGTGAAATAGTATCGccataagaaaaaaatattctaAATATTAACTAATGTTACTCAAAGGTAAATATATCAATTCCAAATTAaggaaatgaaattaaataccTCATGAATTAAAAACCTAAAGAACACAAGTATAACAATATAATCATGTATCATTATAGTTGCTACCTATCATTTGGATTAAAACTTCTAAATCCTGGTATCTAACTAGTAACTACTACCTAGTATAAACTTGTTATTCCATAGTTGtgaatttataattattgatatcGGTTACAGGACAAAGTTGAAGCAAATTGAACAAGAATGCGAGTTGTTAAAGAAATGTTGTGAAAGCCTAAACGAAGAAAATCGTAGACTGGAGAAAGAACTTCAAGAGATTCGGTGTTGTTCATTAAACTTTGATCATCACCATCAACAGTCAGCGTCACAACCGCTGCTACCTCTATACATCCGGTACCCAACCACCACAACGACTCATCATCATCCGTTTGATAAGATTGGAAAATCCGACGACAATGACATGAAAACTGTAGCAGTCATGAATGGTGTCAACATGGGCCAAATGTATGATAATGGTAATTATAAAGAACGCCATTGATGTTAAATTGTTGTAGTAGGGTGAAACTACAAACGGCTTTGATTAATTTAATAAGTAGGGTTGCTAATTAGGGTGTTAGGCAATCCCTTATTAAATAAGTAGACTCATGATTATGTTATTTGGCAACCCTACAAATTATTAGGGTTGAAGATTTGAGTATAcattcatacatatataatgatGAAGAAATCATGTGTTTTAACTTTGATCTAGATAAATAAAccgaatttttttaatttgtagctaGGTACGTACTTATCTTCAACACTATTagtaaaatatcaaatatatccctacattatataaatctcacttcaaaatttgttagttatgcctatgtggcatgcttaaaaatgcaagaaagcccaaaaatcattacaatattgctccttggaaggtccacggattagttacttatataagaagttcaaattttcgaaaacggattagttatgcttttaagaagttcaaattttcgaaaatttgaatatgtaaccgttcgtgtattgcttgtggcggttacttccttgcatgtctatgtctatataaggtcacttccattcagttttaaggcatttcaaaacataaacacataacagatcaattttagcatggcttcactaaaccatgtttcaattagaaatttgcgtccaaataataagccatgtatgataacggttagaatttgcggctatagaagcaacctctatatggagatgttaataacataggtagtattgagatgatcctcatggacgaacatgtaagtattcattgtttgtgaatttttctttttttgattagattactttttaacataactttctttcgaatttataactagctttttaacgttctaatgtataaacattttcattttgacagtttgataaagtggttgttgttgcaacaatcggtttattccaaccgaccagttatggtattcaatggaatgtgtgaactgttctcaagaagttaagttgaccgatctccacatggatgcagtcgacattattgatgctttaagggacaacaaaatgtggatttgttgttcatgtaacaaggaaggagttctcatcaatcctaggtatatatttatatttcatattaaaactctataatcattaagttgtgtgataaaattgtatctctgtttttttttttttttgtaggtttaatgtgcaagttaggattgtagatgccactggtgctattggagttaaaatgaatgatcaacaaatttcaaatcttatacaaagaacagcctatcaaatttgtgatgaaaattatgaggtatatttggtttattttagtgctaaataagacttttctatgcattttaagtcattaattttttttaaaatggtcattagttgtaataggagtacatttacttcgctacataCATGCTTGAattggtgttaaagaaattatttaaggttatagcgcatccacatgggtctatatatcaaagtgggggaaaattcataatacctatcccatctaggtaaccaacataatccttcttatatgcgtcTAATATgggcaatccattttataatttctctccagcgtgcaatgtacgcgttttaagctctcgtgtatcattaataaatcccaaggtatatctagcattcttcttctttaaattaatcaactcataaaaatattttttttatgtccaactcatttatatttattcattgatacaatcttaaaataaagtttaaaaaaaattatttagggctTTCCGTGTCTaagcactagtatatatatatattcttcaatACCTCATATGAGTGCTTGCTTATGTATATGCATGCATGTGACTATATATTACACATGCGATCAACCTTTTGATGGACCAAAAATTTTCGTCCCAAATTAAAAGacactatattatattaatgacaaaagaatgacatattttttacttttgtagTCAAACTTCTTTTCCGCAACGATTTTTCgttccaaaaaagaaaaaaaaaattaataatattattcgTATATTTTATGATGACCAACATATTCGTTGCAAAGtcctttaatatttttataattatatatatttaatctaGCACAAACGAGAATTAATTACCAAAAGGTTAACAAAGATAAGAAACATAAAATTATGTGTTACGTGATATGTGAACGTATACATGTTCacttacatgtatatatatatgtgaataaatCAGGCATACATAaggtattaaaaattttattaatccGAAATGTTCGTAAAAAAAACTCGTTTTAGTCATTGAGCCGCCTCTGGTAAGTCTAGCTGGTGTTCACTTCTAAGGATTGAGTCAGCCATTAAAGGCTCCATCAATTCCGAAAACGATTGTTCCTTCTAGACGAAATTAAAAATTGTTGCGTTGCAAACGTAATGTTTTCTGTTAATAGGCTTAATTAAGCTGTCTGGCTGCATAGTGCATGGTCCCTGCCACTTCGATATGTATATTTTAGAATGTTCTTATTTGGTTGACCTTTTATCCTCTTTCATTCGTAAATGCCTCTATTCAAATAGGGAGGATTTTGGAGAACATATATAGCAATGAGTACTTGTTTTCGGTTAATCTCTTGAGTTTGGATAACTCATCGATCAAAGCTGAGATGGAATAGCAATATAGCCACAATGCCAAACACTTTGATGTCATAATACAAATTATCCTCGGTCTTCTTTAGGCAGAATACCACATCTCTTATGTTCCTATTTATTTGTTGGGATAAGGATTTAAGAATGTTATGAACTATGTacaaatgtctatgttatgtaatgaa
Coding sequences within:
- the LOC122590530 gene encoding homeobox-leucine zipper protein HOX15-like, translating into MNEEETCNTTLGIGIGVGIKREKQSSKNNYKKGYWLDLSLPLHPKIETSDDHDYKINDDDKEAPDQDSFSSKSIDDQKEDDIRLKRSVSNANAMNNNNDGSRKKLKLTTEQTTLLEHSFTIHSTLNTGQKQELATKLNLLPRQIEVWFQNRRARTKLKQIEQECELLKKCCESLNEENRRLEKELQEIRCCSLNFDHHHQQSASQPLLPLYIRYPTTTTTHHHPFDKIGKSDDNDMKTVAVMNGVNMGQMYDNGNYKERH